In Bacteroidales bacterium, a single genomic region encodes these proteins:
- a CDS encoding DUF1214 domain-containing protein, with product MKTTTFKALLIVAISAALSSCNQQAQKEVATNPDKSSNAIAIADATLHGDELIKTNFGDIQLNQSYIAKESIAKLNDQLSLQRAIEVYQWSLPVTTFQMWYNAHSEIYGGADLDFVEYKSFNEKVGILTANATTPYVISWADLSKTGPLVIDYPAGASAGGVVDFYQLSLGDLGLMGADKGKGGKYLVLPNGYDTSKLNTKGYTVINSTTNKIMIGTRFLSTDEAEIKKMKENFLVGKYGEISKPAKFISNTDKRFEGMPSRGLKYFELVHQFIQNEPQKEEDKIFYTYLKYLGIENGHPFNPSEKLKTILTEGANLGELMCKANQIEPRHDEPYYENSSWYRELTNFPLTKTSKSNYFLDESNQYYYEAVTVTAGMQSNTPGPGTTSYLSTKKDKDGNFLLGSNTYKIHLPAGIPASNFWSLTLYSENTRCFIDNKNAKDKLRATSVDSRDKNLIINADGSVDLYIGPKAPQGKESNWLQTNVGEGWFPLFRTYGTEQAYFDKIWKPGEFELME from the coding sequence AGCACTATTAATAGTTGCAATTTCAGCAGCTTTATCAAGCTGTAACCAACAAGCACAAAAAGAAGTGGCCACCAATCCTGACAAAAGCAGTAATGCTATTGCAATTGCTGATGCTACTTTGCATGGCGATGAATTGATAAAAACCAATTTTGGTGATATTCAATTGAATCAAAGTTATATTGCTAAAGAATCTATCGCTAAACTGAATGATCAATTGAGTTTACAAAGAGCTATTGAAGTGTATCAATGGTCGCTTCCGGTAACGACTTTTCAAATGTGGTACAATGCGCATTCTGAAATATATGGCGGAGCAGATTTGGATTTTGTGGAATACAAATCATTTAATGAAAAAGTAGGTATACTTACTGCTAACGCTACCACTCCTTATGTGATCAGTTGGGCAGATCTTTCTAAAACGGGGCCTTTGGTTATTGATTATCCTGCTGGTGCTTCTGCCGGAGGAGTAGTGGATTTTTATCAACTTTCCTTGGGCGATTTAGGCTTAATGGGCGCTGATAAGGGAAAAGGCGGTAAATACCTTGTCCTTCCAAATGGATATGATACTTCAAAACTAAATACCAAAGGGTACACAGTTATCAATAGTACAACCAATAAAATAATGATTGGCACACGGTTTCTGTCCACTGATGAAGCGGAAATCAAAAAGATGAAAGAGAATTTTCTTGTTGGCAAATATGGAGAGATTTCAAAGCCAGCAAAATTCATTTCCAATACCGACAAACGTTTTGAGGGGATGCCATCCAGGGGTTTAAAATATTTTGAATTGGTGCATCAGTTTATTCAAAATGAGCCACAGAAGGAAGAAGATAAAATTTTCTATACCTACTTAAAATATCTGGGTATTGAAAATGGCCACCCCTTTAATCCTTCAGAAAAACTAAAAACGATTCTAACGGAAGGAGCCAATTTGGGCGAACTGATGTGTAAAGCTAACCAAATAGAACCGCGACATGATGAGCCATATTATGAAAATAGCAGTTGGTACAGAGAGTTAACTAATTTCCCGTTAACCAAAACCAGTAAGTCGAATTATTTTTTAGATGAGAGTAATCAGTACTATTATGAAGCTGTAACCGTAACTGCAGGCATGCAATCTAATACGCCAGGACCAGGTACGACAAGCTATTTAAGCACTAAGAAAGATAAAGACGGCAACTTCTTGCTTGGGTCAAATACATACAAAATCCATTTACCTGCAGGCATTCCTGCTTCTAATTTCTGGTCATTGACTTTATACAGCGAAAACACCCGCTGTTTTATCGACAATAAAAATGCAAAGGATAAACTAAGGGCTACTAGTGTCGATTCGAGAGATAAGAATCTGATTATAAACGCAGATGGCAGTGTGGATTTGTATATCGGTCCAAAAGCGCCCCAAGGCAAAGAAAGTAATTGGCTACAAACCAATGTAGGTGAAGGATGGTTTCCCTTATTCAGAACTTACGGCACCGAGCAAGCCTACTTTGATAAAATATGGAAGCCTGGGGAATTTGAATTGATGGAATAA